AGATCGGAAATGAGACCAAACTTACATTGCAAAAAACTATCATTTGACTGGTGATAATATCATTAATTCATCAATTGCGGATTTAGATTTTATAACACCATTACCAATTATGAATGCTATCTTAGAACGAGCAAAAAAAGGCGTTTACAGTTATAGTTATGTTAGTGATGAACTTTATCAAACAATTAGTGATTGATATCTTCATCAGCATCAAGTTATTGTTCCAGTTGATAAAATTAAGTTAGTTCATGGAACTGTTAATGCGTTGCATCAGTTAGTTCAGTGCTTAACAGATATTAATGATTATGTTTTAGTTCAAACCCCAGTTTATGGTCCCTTTGGGCACGCGATTATTAATAATAAACGTCGTCTTTTGACAAATCAATTACAATGAGTAGATAAAAGTTATCAAATTGATTTTGCAATGTTTGAAGCAATTATTCAAAAATATCGGCCAAAATTATTTATTTTATGTAATCCACATAACCCAGGAGGGCGGGTTTGAACAAGAGAAGAATTACAAAAAATAATTGTTATTTGTCAGCAATATCGTGTTTTAATAATATCAGATGAAGTACACGGAGATTTAGCCTTACCAAATGTTAA
This genomic window from Spiroplasma sp. SV19 contains:
- a CDS encoding aminotransferase class I/II-fold pyridoxal phosphate-dependent enzyme; this translates as MKYNFDIIIDRSQNLDRKWDQTYIAKNYHLTGDNIINSSIADLDFITPLPIMNAILERAKKGVYSYSYVSDELYQTISDWYLHQHQVIVPVDKIKLVHGTVNALHQLVQCLTDINDYVLVQTPVYGPFGHAIINNKRRLLTNQLQWVDKSYQIDFAMFEAIIQKYRPKLFILCNPHNPGGRVWTREELQKIIVICQQYRVLIISDEVHGDLALPNVKFHSLLSFTMPDNYLIVCNSPNKAFNLGGLKSSYVITHNEMLRTKIDEQYQRGSITSPNVFTIPAYLAAYNNSEVVMWKTTMLSYVAKNYNYVQEKLASISGLKIMQLEASYLVWINYAETNMTSQEVNELLWKHKLIVSKDDDFVEAPPSCFRINIGTSFAMVVKLVNILVTIFTKEERKI